One part of the Phacochoerus africanus isolate WHEZ1 chromosome 7, ROS_Pafr_v1, whole genome shotgun sequence genome encodes these proteins:
- the KRT6A gene encoding keratin, type II cytoskeletal 6A: MSCKSIVRSQSSGRRGFSASSARVPGVCRSGFSTVSVSRSRGSGGLSGVCGGAGFGSRSLYSLGGSKRISIGGGSCVIGGGYGGGVGAGFGFGGGARSGFGFGAGSGGFGLGGGAGFVGGYGGSGFPVCPPGGIQEVTINQNLLTPLNLQIDPTIQRVRTEEREQIKTLNNKFASFIDKVRFLEQQNKVLDTKWTLLQEQGIKTVRQNLEPLFEQYINNLRRQLDSILGERGRLDSELRSMQDLVEDFKNKYEDEINKRTAAENEFVNLKKDVDTAYMNKVELQAKVDSLTDEINFLRAFYDAELAQMQTHISDTSVVLSMDNNRNLDLDSIIAEVKAQYEDIAQRSRAEAESWYQSKYEELRVTAGRHGDDLRNTKQEISEINRMIQRLRSEIDHVKKQCASLQSAIADAEQRGEMALKDARNKLAELEDALLKAKQDMARLLKEYQELMNAKLALDVEIATYRKLLEGEECRLNGEGVGQVNISVVQSTVSSGYGGAGGVGSGLGLGGGSGYAYSSGHCLGGGFSSGSGRAIGGGLSSSGGSSSTIKYTTTSSSSSSRKGYRH, translated from the exons ATGTCTTGCAAATCCATCGTGAGGAGCCAAAGCAGCGGCCGCCGGGGCTTCAGTGCCAGCTCAGCCAGAGTGCCCGGGGTCTGCCGCTCTGGCTTCAGCACTGTCTCCGTGTCCCGCTCCAGGGGCAGTGGTGGCCTGTCTGGAGTGTGTGGAGGAGCTGGTTTTGGCAGCCGCAGCCTCTATAGCCTGGGGGGCTCCAAGAGGATCTCCATCGGAGGGGGCAGTTGTGTCATTGGTGGTGGATATGGCGGCGGAGTTGGGGCTGGCTTCGGCTTTGGAGGTGGAGCCAGGAGTGGGTTTGGTTTTGGTGCTGGTAGTGGTGGCTTTGGGCTCGGTGGTGGAGCTGGCTTTGTTGGGGGCTATGGGGGCTCTGGCTTCCCTGTGTGCCCCCCCGGAGGCATCCAAGAGGTCACCATCAACCAGAATCTCCTCACCCCTCTGAACCTGCAAATCGACCCCACCATCCAGCGGGTGAGGACCGAGGAGCGGGAGCAGATCAAGACCCTCAACAACAAGTTCGCCTCCTTCATCGACAAG GTCCGATTCCTGGAGCAGCAGAACAAGGTGCTGGACACCAAGTGGACCCTGCTGCAGGAGCAGGGCATCAAGACTGTCAGGCAGAACCTGGAGCCTTTGTTCGAGCAGTACATCAACAACCTTAGGAGACAGCTGGACAGCATCCTGGGAGAGAGAGGCCGCCTGGACTCAGAGCTGAGGAGCATGCAGGACCTGGTGGAGGACTTCAAGAACAA GTATGAAGACGAGATCAACAAGCGCACAGCAGCCGAGAATGAATTTGTGAATCTGAAGAAG gatgtggATACTGCCTACATGAATAAGGTTGAACTACAAGCCAAGGTCGACTCGCTCACAGATGAGATCAACTTCCTAAGAGCCTTCTATGACGCA GAACTGGCTCAGATGCAAACCCACATCTCAGACACGTCTGTGGTCCTCTCCATGGACAACAACCGCAACCTGGACCTGGACAGCATCATCGCTGAAGTCAAAGCCCAATATGAGGACATTGCTCAGAGGAGCCGGGCTGAGGCTGAGTCCTGGTACCAGTCCAAG TATGAGGAGCTGCGGGTCACAGCGGGCAGGCACGGAGATGACCTGCGCAACACCAAGCAGGAGATCTCCGAGATCAACCGCATGATCCAGAGGCTGCGGTCTGAGATCGACCACGTCAAGAAGCAG TGCGCCAGCCTGCAGTCTGCCATCGCTGATGCCGAGCAGCGTGGGGAGATGGCCCTCAAGGACGCCAGGAACAAGCTGGCCGAGCTGGAGGATGCCCTGCTTAAGGCCAAGCAGGACATGGCCAGGCTGCTGAAGGAGTACCAGGAGCTCATGAACGCCAAGCTGGCCCTGGACGTGGAGATTGCCACCTACAGGAAGCTGCTGGAAGGCGAGGAGTGCAG GCTGAATGGGGAAGGCGTTGGACAAGTCAACATCT ctgtggtgcagtccaCCGTCTCCAGCGGCTATGGCGGTGCTGGCGGTGTCGGCAGTGGCTTGGGCCTGGGTGGAGGCAGTGGCTATGCCTACAGCAGTGGTCACTGCCTTGGAGGTGGCTTCAGTTCTGGCAGTGGCAGAGCCATAGGCGGTGGCCTCAGCTCCTCTGGGGGCAGCAGTTCCACCATCAAAtacaccaccacctcctcctcctcttccagcaGGAAGGGCTACAGGCACTGA